In Tumebacillus amylolyticus, the genomic stretch ATACATATGAAGAAAACCGCTCTCGTCCTTGGCGGCACCCGCTTTTTTGGCAAGCATCTCGTAGAATCCTTGTTGGAACAGGGCATCGACGTCACCGTCGCAACCCGCGGTCAAAGCGAGGACTCCTTCGGTGATCGTGTTACGCGTCTGACCGTCGACCGCCTCGACCGCGACTCGCTCGCGTCCGCTCTGGAAGGCAAGTCCTACGACCTCGTTTACGACCAGATCTGCTACGGCCCGACCGATGCGCAAAACGCCGTCGATGTCCTGAGCGGCAAAGTCGGCCGTTATGTATTTACGTCGACCCTGTCCGTCTACGATGCAACCGGAGAGATTTGGTCCGAATCAGGCTTCGCCCCGTGCACCTACGATATCAAATACGGCCCGTACACCGAGTTTTCGTACACCGAAGGCAAACGCCTCGCCGAAGCCGTGTTCTTCCAAAAAGCGGACTTCCCCGTCGTCGCCGTCCGCATCCCGATCGTCGTCGGGCTCGACGACTACACCCGCCGTCTGCACTTCCACGTCGAGCATGTCGCTCAAGAAGTTGCGTTTGAGATGCCGAACCTCGATGCGGAAATGAACTTCATCACCTCGCAAGAAGCGGGCAACTTCATCGCTTGGTGCGGAACGGCCGACATCAAGGGCCCGGTCAACGCCTGTGCCAACGGCACGATTGCCATGCGCGACCTGCTCGCCCTGATCGAAGAGACCACCGGCAAAAAAGCACTCGTCCAAGCGGGTGCCGAGGGCTCTCCCTATGGAGTCCCGACCACGTGGGCGATGAACACCGCCAAAGCGCAAAACGCCGGCTACACCTTCACCAACTTGAACGACTGGCTCCCGCAACTCGTGCGCGACCTCGCCGCCGGGAAGTAAAAAGCAAAGCCCTCGTCCGCATGACGGACGGGGGCTTTTTTTTC encodes the following:
- a CDS encoding NAD-dependent epimerase/dehydratase family protein, with the protein product MKKTALVLGGTRFFGKHLVESLLEQGIDVTVATRGQSEDSFGDRVTRLTVDRLDRDSLASALEGKSYDLVYDQICYGPTDAQNAVDVLSGKVGRYVFTSTLSVYDATGEIWSESGFAPCTYDIKYGPYTEFSYTEGKRLAEAVFFQKADFPVVAVRIPIVVGLDDYTRRLHFHVEHVAQEVAFEMPNLDAEMNFITSQEAGNFIAWCGTADIKGPVNACANGTIAMRDLLALIEETTGKKALVQAGAEGSPYGVPTTWAMNTAKAQNAGYTFTNLNDWLPQLVRDLAAGK